ATACTAATTGTTGGACATATATACACAGGTAGCAACAGAATTTACAAATACCATAAATCAGATCGTAGTTTAGACTCTCACTTGGATAAGCACCAcacttactctctctctctcactagcACTTTCCTAAACTCTTTCTATCTTTACTCTCGCTGCATTCATTtcttcttggaaaaaaaaatgtcaaaaatgtatatttgatgACGTGTGTACATCAAACAAGAGAAAGGTTATGATGTGTCACCAGACAAGGTGTCGCGGTCGTCTGACGTGGGCCCAGAACTGTACGCCATGATCTTCGGTATCAACACCACAGCCAACATCATCAAAACTGCCGGTAGGTCTTGGGCTGCAGATCAGTTGTCGACCATCCGAAACTTTTGGGAAACGCTGTACCTTTACTTTTTACACTTTAGTTTGTTGACATTCCGACTTTATTAGCAGTTTTACCAAACAGCatgattaaatattattttatgatttccTACCAGAAATAGTCTTCGATcgttacaatattttttttaatttgaggtaaagaacaataaagatcaaagagaaaatacaaTGAACAGAATGTTGTGCCCCAGCTATCCCCACTTTCCTGTGGTCTATCGTCAAGATGAGTTCTTATGAAGTTCttgtgtcaaaatatttttatagctgTTCCGAACAAAGAGTGCGTAAGCCTAATTACTTGTTTACAAATTTCAAATAATGTACCTTCTTCCCCAATCAGTTACTGGAAAGTTTGTTCTGGACAGATGCAGCAATACGAGAGAAGCTGACTCTTGTCAAAGATGTAAAAAGGAGCAGACGAGATGTGGCCCGGCAATTGGCGCGCGGTTTTGACGTCATCAATCACGTGGGCTGGTGGCGGGATACGACTGGCTGGCACACGTTTCACGTCGGTCCCTTCAGGCCGCCAATCCCCTCGCATAGACCGAGTCACGTGCAGCGGCGCTCGCCTCAGTGGAGTGGCAGCCTCACTGGATCGGGAGGCACAGGATCGGGCAATGTAAATGGCAACCTGGGCTGGTCAAATCCAAACGGAGGGTTTTCTGGTGGCGTTGGTGGAGGTGTCGCTTGGGGTCCAGGCGGTGTTCAGCAAGCGTAAATGGCAACCTCGGCTGGACAAGCTCGAACGGACGGGTTTCCGCTGGTGTTAATGGAGGTGTCACCTGGGCCAAGGGGGTCCTACCCCTAACGTGGGAGTAAGTTTGGGTTTCAAGTTTTAGTCTCATCGTCGTTTGACATCAGAATCACCAGATTCGACTAGAATCACCAGCAGATCGCATGTAAATTCCGATTTATCAATTTTATCGATAGCAATTCCTTGGTAGTTAGTAACAATACTCAACATGAGACCTCTTTACAAGTTTATGCAAAAGGATGTTtggctattttttttccttttttctgttttgagactgaaaaaaaaattccgttATTTGTACCTATAACATGGTTTTCCTTTGTCAATATGTTGCTttgctgatgtttatttttactaat
The Pomacea canaliculata isolate SZHN2017 linkage group LG2, ASM307304v1, whole genome shotgun sequence genome window above contains:
- the LOC112558084 gene encoding uncharacterized protein LOC112558084, translated to MATGVLTVATGLLFFITPLHGQTQSIKSDVRTLVKSVREVITNAKEGSSLEAIFQDLDNLQNVTLNLISRLPTSEISECETQTVIKLAAAGVGIHEVMGALLAEGEMEILSRRIGLALSFDDQVAQLLEDKVSRSSDVGPELYAMIFGINTTANIIKTADAAIREKLTLVKDVKRSRRDVARQLARGFDVINHVGWWRDTTGWHTFHVGPFRPPIPSHRPSHVQRRSPQWSGSLTGSGGTGSGNVNGNLGWSNPNGGFSGGVGGGVAWGPGGVQQA